A window of Castanea sativa cultivar Marrone di Chiusa Pesio chromosome 1, ASM4071231v1 contains these coding sequences:
- the LOC142619823 gene encoding serine/threonine-protein kinase STY17-like — protein sequence MKVIEHKPYDHKVDVFSFGVLRWELLTGKGLRPTIPRHTPPKLGELLERCWQQDPSLRPEFSQILDILRHMAKRVADERMDRQRQKRKSP from the exons ATGAAAGTTATCGAACATAAACCATATGATCACAAAGTTGATGTTTTCAGCTTTGGAGTTCTACGGTGGGAGTTGCTTACAGGAAAG GGTCTGAGGCCTACAATTCCGAGGCATACTCCTCCAAAGCTTGGGGAATTGCTTGAGAGATGTTGGCAGCAAGATCCATCTTTGAGACCAGAATTCTCccaaattttagatattttgcGGCACATGGCCAAGAGG GTTGCAGATGAGAGAATGGACCGGCAGAGGCAGAAGAGGAAATCTCCTTGA